The Microcoleus sp. FACHB-672 genome window below encodes:
- a CDS encoding DUF1574 domain-containing protein, whose product MTTLILNVNERVGVGSGPTLAEWASSALGLPDVRVQVRLRGNNLYLLCEGSPCPDVAIAVTRFAQALAHNSLETLSPPEQPRIYQVFLSGREVGHNRPDWTVRLDPTQLDRHLEPASPSKVPQPEPPTLTPAQPTFSTLPIAVPPAAEKRGSVAAVQPLSVSVPQRLIQAPSSPESLANQYSARSGNPDAIARYLSETLSALGVGVKVSVRDIQDAGAEEASEGYSRGNTSAQNTKRLWVCCESAYSPDPSLLAEPIAQRLRNLLEKREGVSLQGFRDAVIVGQVSGEARPEWMLRVDMTPPEEMLKAWACWGDVQAIALLIDRALANQGIAVRAVLKEATLHLFCSRQPSQTGSLPNAAETAAEANKPAPDKWQCVAAIKPVLESIAPQGIQAATIYGVDSSQSLNPQCAVSPKTPGLGLGAEETPVWIDWVNLAATQHPALAESALDLAKRGDRGALTFVLDRLIHPNLNAKLATGGIHLSILQKDDLLHVISDAPVCPPQSRVGPPIAKLLRQLQIPEISGVRVYGRRAGQKKPLWRYGADFVGRYGAAPEAAPEFAASVAEGAELLPQPGDLVLRPAIKPSQEKAGLAGMGQGMGHVLQQLLIRAQLFSPSNQFANQATPHGVWVALVWGTLGLLLALQADWVMGQLVRDTKLSPVREAQLNQVFQEALSKKPVADEEGKVPTRVSLDLPQVSLPKSRKDDSSVFNVSGFTQQGSEQLTIAGKCQVGAGGLDPERCILESLSYPSFNSRQLDEHLLRYQQYLADSGTPDILIVGSSRALRGIDPAALQKTLSAQGSPNVKIFNFGINGATAQTVDVLIRQILRPDQLPKMILWADGARAFNSGRVDVTYNAIVASEGYRQLGAGKHPISDAGGEIGSSAPNSPAPALDAASQAYDKFWTSSYDDMSEWFSQKLAGISATYPQRDRLKRLLQQQLATKLKLQGVTRQPLVASTKGAESPEADEMQSAGTIDANGFMHLPVRFNPAIYYLKHPKVPGNYDADYESFQLAGRQTSALKNLVQFTQSRDITLAFVNLPLTEDYLDPIRNAYEQEFQQQMLRLSMEEKFIFRDLSGLWPNQNEHFSDPSHLNRFGAHEVSQRVAKDPMIPWPMPNEELRIQN is encoded by the coding sequence ATGACGACGCTGATATTGAATGTGAATGAGCGAGTCGGGGTGGGCAGCGGGCCAACCCTAGCCGAGTGGGCATCGAGCGCACTGGGACTTCCAGATGTGCGGGTGCAAGTACGGCTGCGCGGGAATAATTTGTACCTTCTGTGTGAGGGATCTCCGTGTCCGGATGTGGCAATTGCAGTGACTCGGTTCGCCCAGGCACTCGCCCATAACTCTCTAGAAACCCTCAGCCCTCCGGAGCAACCCCGGATCTATCAAGTATTTTTATCGGGTCGGGAAGTTGGCCATAATCGGCCTGATTGGACGGTGCGACTCGATCCGACTCAGCTGGATCGGCATTTAGAGCCGGCGAGTCCATCTAAAGTGCCTCAGCCTGAACCTCCAACTCTGACGCCGGCGCAACCGACTTTTAGCACCCTGCCGATTGCGGTTCCACCGGCAGCAGAAAAGCGGGGGAGTGTGGCAGCAGTGCAACCCCTCAGCGTCTCAGTGCCTCAGCGCCTCATACAAGCCCCATCTAGCCCTGAAAGTCTGGCTAACCAGTATTCAGCCCGATCTGGGAACCCGGATGCCATCGCCCGCTATCTCAGCGAAACCCTAAGCGCTTTAGGAGTTGGGGTGAAGGTTTCCGTAAGAGATATTCAAGATGCTGGTGCGGAGGAAGCAAGCGAAGGGTACAGCAGAGGCAATACCTCCGCCCAAAATACCAAGCGTCTTTGGGTGTGTTGCGAGTCTGCCTACAGTCCCGATCCCTCATTGCTTGCCGAACCAATCGCCCAGCGATTGCGGAACTTATTAGAAAAGCGTGAAGGGGTTTCTCTCCAGGGATTTCGAGATGCGGTGATCGTCGGTCAGGTTAGCGGTGAAGCTAGACCGGAGTGGATGCTGCGTGTGGATATGACGCCGCCGGAGGAGATGCTGAAGGCGTGGGCGTGTTGGGGTGACGTGCAAGCCATCGCGCTACTGATTGACCGCGCTTTAGCGAATCAGGGAATTGCGGTTCGGGCGGTGCTTAAGGAGGCAACGCTGCATCTGTTTTGCAGCCGGCAGCCTTCACAAACCGGCAGCCTTCCAAACGCTGCGGAAACTGCCGCCGAGGCGAATAAGCCGGCACCTGATAAATGGCAGTGTGTGGCTGCAATTAAGCCGGTCTTAGAAAGCATTGCCCCTCAAGGAATTCAAGCCGCAACGATCTATGGCGTAGACAGTTCCCAGTCTTTAAATCCTCAGTGTGCCGTTTCACCCAAAACTCCGGGTTTGGGGCTGGGTGCGGAAGAAACACCCGTTTGGATTGATTGGGTGAATTTAGCTGCCACCCAGCATCCGGCTTTAGCTGAGTCAGCTTTAGATTTAGCGAAGCGAGGAGATCGAGGGGCGCTGACGTTTGTCCTCGACCGGCTGATTCATCCCAATTTGAATGCCAAGCTGGCTACCGGCGGTATTCACCTGTCAATTTTGCAGAAAGACGACTTGCTGCACGTGATCAGCGATGCCCCGGTGTGCCCCCCACAAAGTCGGGTTGGCCCTCCGATCGCCAAGTTACTGCGCCAGTTACAAATTCCGGAAATTTCCGGGGTGCGGGTGTACGGACGACGTGCCGGCCAGAAAAAGCCTTTGTGGCGCTACGGCGCTGATTTTGTGGGGCGCTACGGCGCAGCACCAGAAGCGGCACCAGAGTTTGCGGCTTCGGTTGCGGAGGGGGCGGAATTGCTGCCGCAACCGGGCGATTTAGTTTTGCGCCCAGCTATCAAACCGAGCCAAGAGAAAGCTGGTTTGGCTGGGATGGGACAAGGCATGGGTCATGTTCTACAACAGTTGTTGATTCGAGCGCAACTGTTCAGTCCTAGCAACCAGTTCGCAAATCAAGCGACGCCTCACGGGGTTTGGGTGGCACTTGTTTGGGGCACACTGGGATTGCTGCTGGCGCTACAGGCAGATTGGGTGATGGGTCAGTTGGTACGAGATACCAAGTTGTCTCCGGTTCGCGAAGCCCAGTTGAACCAGGTATTTCAAGAGGCGCTTTCTAAGAAGCCGGTTGCGGATGAGGAGGGCAAAGTCCCGACAAGAGTATCCCTGGATCTGCCCCAAGTTTCTCTGCCGAAATCAAGAAAGGACGATTCCTCCGTTTTTAATGTGTCCGGCTTTACTCAGCAGGGAAGCGAACAGCTCACGATTGCCGGCAAATGTCAGGTAGGTGCCGGCGGCCTAGACCCAGAGCGCTGTATTCTGGAATCTTTGTCTTACCCCAGCTTTAATAGCCGCCAGCTAGATGAACATCTCCTGCGCTACCAGCAGTATTTGGCTGATTCGGGCACCCCAGATATTTTGATTGTGGGCAGTTCACGGGCGCTGCGGGGGATCGATCCGGCAGCTCTGCAAAAAACCTTGAGTGCACAAGGTTCTCCCAATGTCAAGATATTTAACTTTGGAATCAACGGTGCCACCGCGCAAACAGTCGATGTGCTGATTCGCCAGATTTTGCGCCCAGACCAACTGCCCAAAATGATTTTGTGGGCGGATGGGGCGCGGGCGTTTAATAGCGGTCGGGTGGATGTGACCTACAACGCGATTGTGGCTTCAGAAGGGTATCGGCAGCTGGGTGCCGGCAAACACCCGATCTCCGATGCCGGTGGGGAAATCGGCTCTAGCGCACCCAATTCTCCTGCGCCGGCTTTGGACGCCGCCTCTCAAGCCTATGATAAGTTCTGGACGTCGAGTTACGACGACATGAGTGAGTGGTTCAGCCAAAAGCTGGCTGGCATCTCTGCGACTTATCCCCAACGTGACCGGCTCAAAAGGCTCTTGCAGCAGCAGCTCGCAACGAAGCTCAAGCTGCAAGGCGTGACGCGTCAGCCCCTGGTGGCCTCTACGAAAGGCGCTGAATCCCCTGAAGCGGATGAGATGCAGTCTGCCGGTACGATTGATGCGAACGGCTTCATGCACCTGCCGGTGCGCTTCAACCCAGCAATCTACTATCTCAAACATCCCAAAGTCCCCGGCAATTATGACGCTGATTACGAATCTTTTCAGCTCGCAGGCCGGCAAACTTCTGCCCTGAAAAACCTGGTGCAATTTACGCAGTCGCGCGATATTACCTTAGCCTTCGTCAATCTGCCTTTGACTGAGGATTATTTAGACCCTATTCGTAACGCTTACGAACAGGAATTTCAACAGCAAATGTTGCGTCTGTCTATGGAAGAAAAATTTATCTTCCGAGATTTATCTGGACTGTGGCCAAATCAAAACGAACACTTTTCAGATCCTAGCCACCTAAACCGTTTTGGTGCCCATGAAGTGTCACAACGCGTGGCGAAAGATCCCATGATTCCCTGGCCGATGCCCAATGAAGAATTGAGAATTCAGAATTAA
- a CDS encoding MBOAT family O-acyltransferase, giving the protein MEFLSLPYALFLLSFLGVYWTVQQQRWRLWVILSASLVFYASLQFQYIPLLLVSILINFRLGRALNAKASKHRQSLEGNISEHEDLQVAQANWSPRRLAILWLGIFLNVLVLLSFKYVPFLLESAGTLLKLPEAGQSAGWFRTHIFPPLGLSFFTFECLAYLIDVYRGAPASQHLLQFAAYKFFFPKLISGPITRYHHLTTQLQTLKFPSAERVTEGLWLIASGAVKKGLLADRLAILVNLSFENLQRAGSGDIWLATLAYGLQLYLDFSGYVDIARGSAMLMGLNLPENFDFPYFSTSIADFWRRWHITLGDWLRNYLYFPLGGSRKGLDRTCLNLLIVMLIAGIWHGAAWGFVVWGWVHGVALVIHRLTEALSNRLPLLKRWWQSIPGVLTAWLLTQAMVFTAWIWFRLPDLRYSSWAIQHLWGHAADIQFTQKVYLETMGLDRLQISMLLGALVAAMAVSYLINRTLKLELNWPLKILLVPLCFFAVALLAPDGTPPFIYFDF; this is encoded by the coding sequence ATGGAATTTCTCTCACTTCCTTACGCCTTATTTCTTCTCAGCTTTCTCGGCGTTTACTGGACAGTTCAGCAACAACGCTGGCGTCTGTGGGTGATCTTAAGCGCCAGTTTGGTATTTTATGCCTCACTGCAATTTCAATACATCCCACTGCTGTTGGTCAGTATTCTGATTAACTTCCGTTTGGGACGCGCCCTCAACGCAAAAGCATCTAAACACCGGCAGTCTTTAGAGGGAAATATTTCCGAGCATGAAGATTTGCAAGTCGCTCAAGCAAATTGGAGTCCCCGGCGTCTGGCAATTTTGTGGCTTGGCATTTTCTTAAATGTTTTGGTGCTGTTGAGCTTCAAGTACGTGCCTTTTTTATTAGAATCTGCCGGCACTTTGTTGAAATTGCCAGAAGCGGGGCAAAGTGCCGGTTGGTTCCGCACCCATATTTTTCCTCCCTTGGGGCTGAGTTTTTTCACATTTGAGTGTCTTGCCTATCTCATCGATGTTTATCGGGGTGCGCCGGCAAGCCAGCATTTACTTCAGTTTGCTGCCTACAAGTTTTTCTTTCCTAAACTGATTTCCGGCCCAATTACCCGATATCATCATCTAACCACCCAACTACAAACCCTAAAATTTCCCTCTGCTGAACGGGTGACGGAAGGGCTTTGGTTAATTGCTTCTGGGGCGGTTAAAAAAGGATTACTTGCTGATCGCTTAGCCATTCTTGTAAATCTAAGTTTCGAGAATTTGCAACGCGCTGGGAGCGGTGATATCTGGTTAGCAACCCTCGCTTACGGATTGCAACTTTATCTTGATTTTAGTGGCTATGTAGATATTGCCCGTGGCAGCGCAATGCTGATGGGATTAAACCTGCCAGAAAATTTTGACTTTCCCTACTTTAGTACCAGCATTGCCGACTTTTGGCGTCGCTGGCACATTACTTTAGGAGATTGGCTTCGCAACTACCTTTACTTTCCCCTGGGGGGATCACGCAAAGGTTTAGACCGTACCTGTCTGAACTTATTAATTGTGATGTTAATTGCCGGAATTTGGCACGGTGCTGCTTGGGGGTTTGTTGTCTGGGGTTGGGTTCACGGTGTCGCTTTAGTGATTCACCGCCTTACAGAAGCCCTATCAAATCGGTTGCCACTTCTCAAACGCTGGTGGCAAAGTATTCCAGGTGTGCTAACGGCATGGTTACTGACTCAGGCAATGGTTTTTACCGCTTGGATCTGGTTCCGGCTTCCCGATTTGAGATATTCGAGTTGGGCAATTCAGCATCTGTGGGGACACGCGGCTGATATCCAGTTCACCCAAAAGGTTTATCTAGAAACAATGGGTTTAGATCGCTTGCAAATTTCTATGCTCCTGGGTGCTTTAGTTGCAGCGATGGCAGTATCTTATTTAATCAATCGAACTCTCAAATTAGAGTTAAATTGGCCTCTGAAAATTTTGTTGGTGCCGCTGTGTTTCTTCGCGGTGGCGCTACTCGCCCCCGATGGAACCCCGCCCTTTATTTACTTTGATTTTTAG
- a CDS encoding sulfurtransferase, with protein sequence MNDADFLVSPQWLAEHLDDPLLVIVDCRFSLADPELGQQQYTANHIPGAFYLDLNQELSSPVGRHGGRHPLPDPLKLANTLAATGINSQETFVVAYDDSKFAFASRLWWLLRYLGHDRVALLDGGFTGWQAAGYPVTAEVSVPKPATFVPEPQQDRVVDIEYVKAHKDLPGVLLVDSREPERYNGLREPIDPIAGHIPGAVNYPWQAVTDEQGRGLPASEQKRRWAEGTQAKEIIVYCGSGVTACVNLLSLEIAGIPKGKLYAGSWSDWCSYQV encoded by the coding sequence ATGAATGACGCTGATTTTCTCGTTTCCCCCCAGTGGTTAGCCGAACACCTGGACGATCCACTTCTGGTGATCGTCGATTGTCGCTTTTCCCTCGCCGATCCAGAACTAGGGCAACAGCAATACACCGCTAATCACATTCCCGGAGCGTTTTACCTAGATCTCAACCAGGAGCTTTCCAGTCCTGTTGGTCGCCACGGTGGCCGGCATCCCTTGCCCGATCCACTCAAGTTGGCAAACACGCTGGCAGCAACCGGCATCAATTCTCAAGAAACTTTTGTTGTTGCGTACGATGATTCTAAATTTGCTTTTGCTTCGCGTCTGTGGTGGCTGCTGCGCTATTTAGGGCACGACCGGGTTGCGTTACTGGATGGGGGCTTCACCGGCTGGCAAGCAGCGGGCTATCCCGTCACGGCTGAAGTGTCGGTGCCCAAGCCGGCAACGTTTGTCCCCGAACCTCAACAGGATCGAGTGGTGGATATTGAGTATGTCAAAGCCCATAAAGATTTGCCGGGTGTTTTGCTGGTAGATTCCCGTGAACCGGAGCGCTACAACGGTTTACGAGAACCGATTGACCCGATTGCCGGCCACATTCCAGGTGCTGTGAACTATCCCTGGCAAGCGGTTACAGACGAGCAAGGTCGGGGGCTGCCGGCTTCTGAGCAAAAGCGCCGGTGGGCGGAGGGGACGCAAGCGAAGGAAATTATTGTCTACTGCGGCTCCGGTGTCACGGCTTGCGTGAATTTGCTCTCCCTTGAAATCGCCGGCATCCCAAAAGGCAAACTCTATGCCGGCAGCTGGAGCGACTGGTGTTCTTATCAAGTTTGA
- a CDS encoding tRNA (5-methylaminomethyl-2-thiouridine)(34)-methyltransferase MnmD: MQNTENFTPQLTADGSFTFFSAEFGQTFHSHFGARQEAELKFTQPLQLAHKARQPVLRLLDICYGLGYNTAAALATIWAVNPDCRIEWIGLELTPAAPQAAISQNLLNQWPTPIPQLLTQLAASCQIETDRLQAQLLIGDARQTIQQVCRSGFPADAVFLDPFSPPSCPQLWTVEFLSLVANCLHPLGLIATYSCSAAVRSALISAALQIASTSPVGRRSPGTVAWKNDRDHEPNTSADLLSLSQQEREHLQTRAAIPYRDPHLHDCAATIIGRRQIEQQASSLEPTSHWKKRWSIS; the protein is encoded by the coding sequence ATGCAAAACACTGAAAACTTTACCCCACAACTGACCGCTGACGGTTCATTCACCTTTTTCTCAGCAGAATTTGGCCAAACTTTTCACTCGCATTTTGGAGCACGGCAAGAAGCTGAACTTAAATTCACACAACCGCTACAGCTTGCCCATAAAGCCCGACAACCCGTGCTGCGGTTGCTGGATATTTGTTACGGACTCGGCTATAACACCGCCGCGGCTTTAGCCACAATTTGGGCAGTCAATCCCGACTGTCGCATTGAATGGATCGGACTGGAATTAACCCCCGCTGCGCCTCAAGCTGCAATCTCACAGAATCTGCTCAACCAATGGCCGACACCTATTCCTCAACTTTTAACCCAACTGGCTGCATCTTGCCAAATTGAAACAGACCGTTTGCAAGCGCAACTGCTGATCGGCGACGCCCGACAAACGATCCAGCAGGTATGTAGGTCCGGTTTCCCAGCGGATGCGGTTTTCCTTGATCCCTTCTCCCCACCCAGTTGCCCTCAGTTGTGGACTGTGGAATTTTTAAGTTTGGTAGCAAACTGCCTCCACCCCCTCGGCCTGATCGCAACTTATTCGTGCTCAGCCGCCGTTCGCAGCGCTTTAATCAGCGCCGCGTTGCAAATCGCCTCAACTTCGCCGGTAGGCCGGCGCTCACCCGGTACAGTGGCTTGGAAAAATGATAGAGATCACGAACCCAATACTTCCGCAGATTTACTGAGTTTGTCTCAACAAGAGCGGGAACACTTGCAAACTCGTGCCGCGATCCCCTACCGCGATCCCCATCTGCATGACTGTGCTGCAACTATTATCGGGCGGCGTCAAATTGAACAGCAGGCATCTTCCCTAGAACCCACATCCCATTGGAAAAAGCGCTGGTCTATTTCCTGA
- a CDS encoding HD domain-containing phosphohydrolase, whose protein sequence is MSFLDFEPPKVLVVDDHPASRMTAVALLSVEGYDVFEAESGPAAIKCVSQTNLDLILLDVMMPGMDGFEVCRCLKQDEQTRLIPVIFITALNDRRSRIKGIEAGGDDFLTKPFDHLELTARVKSLVRQKRLNEDLDHAEQVLFSIARAVESRDPNTGDHCERLIDLGKEFGEFLNLSRPELRDLMWGGYLHDIGKVGIPDAVLLKKGPFTDEEREIMNQHVLIGEKICKPLRTMRGVLPIIKYHHERWDGSGYPEGLVADEIPLLSQVFQLIDIYDALTSERPYKRAFTPTEALEIIAQETNKGWRNPELVMQFQEFIVTLLGKSNVKIQTMEVLQASASSVL, encoded by the coding sequence GTGAGCTTCCTAGATTTTGAACCGCCAAAAGTTCTCGTTGTTGACGATCATCCAGCTAGCCGTATGACAGCGGTGGCACTGCTTTCTGTAGAAGGCTACGATGTCTTTGAAGCAGAAAGTGGGCCAGCAGCGATTAAGTGCGTCAGCCAGACTAATCTCGATCTGATTCTGCTGGATGTGATGATGCCAGGGATGGACGGGTTTGAGGTGTGCCGGTGTCTCAAGCAGGATGAGCAGACGCGTCTCATCCCCGTCATTTTTATCACCGCCCTTAATGATCGGCGATCGCGGATCAAAGGAATTGAAGCCGGCGGCGATGACTTCCTCACCAAACCCTTCGATCACCTAGAACTCACCGCCCGCGTCAAATCATTGGTACGCCAAAAGCGTCTCAATGAAGATTTAGACCATGCAGAACAAGTGCTTTTCTCCATCGCCCGCGCCGTGGAAAGCCGAGATCCGAACACCGGCGATCACTGCGAACGGCTGATCGATTTGGGCAAAGAGTTTGGGGAATTTCTTAACCTGTCCCGTCCTGAGCTGCGGGATTTGATGTGGGGCGGCTATCTCCACGATATCGGAAAAGTGGGAATTCCTGACGCCGTGCTGCTCAAAAAGGGTCCATTTACCGATGAAGAGCGGGAGATCATGAACCAGCACGTCCTCATCGGTGAGAAAATCTGCAAGCCCCTGCGGACGATGCGTGGTGTTCTGCCCATCATTAAATACCATCATGAGCGGTGGGACGGTTCCGGCTATCCAGAAGGCTTGGTTGCAGATGAGATTCCTTTGCTCTCACAGGTATTTCAACTCATTGACATTTACGATGCTCTCACAAGCGAACGTCCCTATAAACGAGCTTTCACGCCGACAGAAGCCCTAGAAATTATCGCCCAGGAAACGAACAAAGGCTGGCGGAATCCTGAGTTGGTTATGCAGTTTCAGGAATTTATTGTGACGCTGCTAGGAAAAAGTAATGTGAAAATACAGACGATGGAAGTGCTTCAAGCCAGCGCTTCGTCGGTGTTATAA
- the glmU gene encoding bifunctional UDP-N-acetylglucosamine diphosphorylase/glucosamine-1-phosphate N-acetyltransferase GlmU: protein MVAVAILAAGRGTRMKSDLPKVLHSLGGRSLVERVLNSCFSIQPSRRIVIVGYRGDLVRESLQSDTDVEFVEQTQQLGTGHAVQQILPHLEGFEGNLLVLNGDVPLLRPQTIKMLLQTHTENGNAATILTAHLPNPKGYGRVFCDGQNLLKQIVEDRDCTPAQKQNRRINAGVYCFHWPSLAEVLPRLKAENDQQEYYLTDAVNYLEPVMAVDVEDYQEILGINDRKQLATAYQILQTRVKDDWMAAGVTLIDPDSITIDDTVQLEPDVVIEPQTHLRGQTVIQAGSRIGPGSLIENSQLGEKVTVFYSVVTDSVVAAGTRIGPYAHLRGHVNVGTGCRIGNFVEMKNTTLGDKTNVAHLSYLGDATLGNRVNIGAGTITANYDGVNKHPTHIGSNTKVGSNSVLVAPVTLGEDVTVAAGSVVTEDVPKDCLVIARSRQSVKHGWRIKSQKDETAGG from the coding sequence ATGGTAGCAGTAGCAATTTTAGCGGCTGGACGCGGAACGCGGATGAAATCAGATTTGCCTAAGGTCTTACACTCTTTAGGCGGGCGATCACTTGTCGAACGAGTTCTTAACAGCTGTTTCTCAATACAGCCATCCAGGCGCATCGTGATCGTTGGATATCGGGGAGATTTAGTAAGAGAATCCCTGCAATCGGATACAGATGTGGAGTTTGTTGAGCAAACACAGCAGTTGGGAACCGGCCATGCTGTTCAGCAAATTTTGCCTCATCTAGAAGGATTTGAAGGTAATTTACTGGTTTTGAATGGGGATGTGCCTCTGCTGAGGCCACAAACTATTAAAATGCTGCTGCAGACGCACACAGAAAACGGCAACGCAGCGACGATTCTCACAGCGCATCTGCCGAATCCGAAAGGCTACGGGCGGGTGTTTTGTGATGGTCAAAATCTGCTCAAACAAATTGTGGAGGATCGGGACTGCACCCCTGCACAAAAGCAAAATCGCCGCATCAATGCCGGCGTTTACTGCTTCCACTGGCCCTCTTTGGCAGAAGTGCTGCCGCGTCTGAAGGCGGAAAATGACCAGCAGGAATATTATCTGACGGATGCGGTTAATTATCTAGAGCCGGTGATGGCGGTGGATGTTGAGGATTATCAGGAAATTCTCGGAATCAATGACCGCAAGCAGTTGGCCACAGCTTATCAGATATTGCAGACACGGGTGAAGGATGATTGGATGGCTGCCGGTGTGACGCTGATCGACCCGGACAGCATCACGATTGACGATACTGTGCAGTTAGAACCGGATGTGGTGATTGAACCGCAAACCCATCTGCGTGGCCAAACCGTTATTCAAGCCGGCAGCCGCATCGGGCCAGGTAGTTTAATTGAAAACAGCCAGTTGGGTGAAAAGGTTACCGTATTTTACTCGGTCGTGACAGATAGCGTGGTGGCCGCCGGCACGCGAATTGGCCCCTATGCACATCTGCGCGGTCATGTCAATGTCGGCACCGGCTGCCGGATCGGAAATTTTGTGGAGATGAAAAATACGACCCTCGGCGATAAAACCAACGTCGCTCATTTATCCTATCTAGGCGATGCCACACTAGGAAATCGGGTGAATATCGGTGCCGGCACAATTACTGCCAACTACGACGGCGTGAACAAACACCCAACCCACATTGGCTCGAACACCAAGGTTGGTTCTAACAGCGTTCTTGTCGCGCCGGTGACGCTCGGAGAAGATGTTACCGTGGCTGCCGGTTCTGTGGTGACGGAAGACGTGCCCAAAGATTGTTTGGTAATTGCACGTTCTCGCCAATCTGTTAAGCATGGGTGGCGGATAAAATCTCAGAAAGATGAAACCGCAGGTGGCTAG
- a CDS encoding isoaspartyl peptidase/L-asparaginase codes for MTIHKVQPKLIIHGGAGSSLKGKGGADAVRKSLYKVVEEIYGLLLAGAAAKDAVIRGCHLLEDDPRFNAGTGSVLQSDGQIRMSASLMDGSAQRFSGVINVSRVQHPIELAEFLQGSADRVLSDFGAAELLRELQVPLYNPLTEIRLQEWMQERQENFVREAAGVVAENELVEDSNAGYGTIGVVALDSQGCLAAGTSTGGKGFERIGRVSDSAMPAGNYATAKAAISCTGIGEDIIDECLAARIVVRVTDGLSLVEAFERSFTEAGVSKRDFGAIGLDANGAIGWGKTSEVLLAAYHTGNQMGDTLDLSEGVESGGL; via the coding sequence ATGACTATTCACAAAGTACAACCTAAACTAATTATCCACGGTGGTGCCGGCAGTTCCTTGAAAGGAAAAGGCGGGGCAGATGCAGTGCGGAAGTCTCTCTACAAAGTGGTAGAAGAGATCTATGGGCTGCTGTTAGCGGGAGCAGCTGCTAAGGACGCAGTGATTCGGGGCTGCCACTTGTTAGAGGACGATCCGCGCTTTAATGCCGGCACGGGTTCTGTACTGCAATCAGACGGTCAGATCCGCATGAGCGCTTCGCTTATGGATGGTTCAGCGCAACGATTTAGCGGTGTGATCAATGTGTCGCGTGTGCAGCATCCCATTGAGCTTGCCGAATTTTTACAGGGTTCGGCGGATCGGGTGTTGTCAGATTTTGGGGCGGCAGAACTTTTGCGGGAGTTGCAAGTTCCTCTATACAATCCTCTAACTGAGATTCGGTTGCAGGAGTGGATGCAGGAACGTCAAGAAAACTTTGTTCGCGAAGCGGCTGGGGTGGTGGCTGAAAACGAGTTGGTCGAGGACAGCAACGCCGGCTACGGGACAATTGGCGTAGTGGCGCTCGATAGCCAAGGGTGTTTAGCAGCCGGCACTTCGACAGGCGGTAAAGGTTTTGAACGGATCGGACGGGTAAGTGATTCCGCAATGCCGGCAGGGAATTACGCAACAGCGAAAGCGGCGATCAGCTGCACCGGCATTGGTGAAGATATTATTGATGAGTGTTTGGCTGCACGAATTGTAGTGCGTGTAACCGATGGTTTATCTTTGGTAGAAGCATTTGAGCGTTCGTTTACAGAAGCCGGTGTCAGCAAACGCGATTTTGGTGCAATTGGACTCGATGCAAATGGGGCGATCGGTTGGGGTAAAACTAGCGAAGTTTTGTTAGCTGCTTATCACACCGGCAATCAAATGGGCGACACCCTCGATTTGAGTGAGGGCGTTGAAAGTGGCGGGTTGTAA
- a CDS encoding DUF2256 domain-containing protein: MGRARSKSDLPTKICPVCQRPFTWRKKWADCWDDVKYCSERCRRRRAGAGLETKE; the protein is encoded by the coding sequence ATGGGACGGGCACGCTCTAAATCTGACTTACCCACGAAAATTTGCCCCGTATGTCAACGCCCCTTCACATGGCGTAAAAAATGGGCAGATTGCTGGGATGATGTGAAATATTGCTCTGAACGCTGTCGCAGGCGTCGCGCTGGGGCTGGACTGGAGACGAAAGAATAG